The region CCCCGCGGGGACGCCGAACACCCCTCCGCTGGAGAAGTTCGTCGACCCGCTGCCCAGACCGATGACAGCCATCTCGGATCCTTCCGTCTATCCGGGCGCCGACTACTACGAGGTCACGATGCGGCAGGGCTCGTGGCAATTCCACCGGGATCTCGCGCCGTCACCCGCGTGGGGTTACTGGGCCACGAACCCGCACGATCCTCACAGTCCGATCGGCATGGGCTATCTCGGGCCGACCTTCAGCGTGACCGTGGACCACCCGACGGTCGTCAAGTGGCGCAACGAGCTGCCGACCACCCACATGTTCCAGCACGTGATCGACATGATTCGCGAGAAGAAGCCCGTCGTCGCCCCGATCCCTCCGCCTCCCTACAAGTACGTCCCGCAGTTCCCCGATGACATCAACGTGTGGAACGTCGTACACCAGCACGGCGGTTACACAGCACCCCAGTCCGACGGCCTGCCGCTGCAGTCGTTCAGCCCGAAGGGCTTCCATGCCGAGGGCTACACCACCCTGGACCCGAGCCGGGCCAAACCCAACGAGGCGATCTACGGCTACACCAACCACGACCATGCGTGCATGCTCTGGTATCACGATCACGCCATGGGGATGAGCGCTCTCAACGTCTATGCGGGCCTTGCCGGTCTCTACCTCATTCGTGACCCCGCCGACGAGCGGCTCGGGCTGCCGCGAGGCGAATTCGAGGTCCCCCTCATCCTGCAGGACCGGACCTTCAACGCGAACGGCTCGCTCGCCTACACGATGACCGACAGGGAAGGCGAGGACACCCCGGTCGTCAACGGGAAGGCATACCCCTACCTTGACGTCGAACCGCGACGCTACCGGCTGCGCATTCTCAACGCTTCGAACGAGCGTTTCTGGCGGCTGAGGTTCGACGTAGACCCCAGAAACGCACTTCTTGAGCCCCCACTGCCGTTCTGGCTGATCGGCACCGACGGCGGCTTCCGCGCCCCGTTGCAAATGCTGGACTTCCTCATCAGTCCAGCCGAGCGGTACGACCTGATCGTCGACTTCAGTCAGGTGCGCCCGGGCACGAAGGTCAAATTGACGAACTACCCGGGAACGCAGGTCCACTTCCCCGGCATCCCCGGCTGCGGACCGGAAATCGCAGACATCATGCAATTCCGGGTCACCAAGCAATTGTCCGGAGGTGGGGACAGGACGACTCCGCCCGAGAAACTCAGGCTGAAGGCGGTCGCACCCATCAAGCCGAAACCGCAAACCCGTCGGCGGGAATGGGTCGTGTACCAGCACGAGCTCTACAGGACGATGACGTTCAACGCGGTGCCATACATGGAGCCGTCGCAGGACTTCATCAACGAGGGCTCGACCGAGATCTGGGAGTACATCAATCCCAACCACGACGCCCACCCGATGCATGTCCACCTCGTCAACTTCCAGGTGCTGAACAGGCAGCCGATCGACGCGGCCGCCTACCAGAAGGATTACGACAAGTGGATCTACGGTGGCCGCAAACCAAAGGACCACCCGGTGTTGGCCAACTACTTCACCGGCCCACCGATTCCGCCGGACCCGGACGAAACGCTGTCCTACAAGGACACGGTCAAGGCCCCTGCGCAGATGGTGACCAGAATCATCATTCAGGAATTCATCCCGCCGAAGGACGAGATCGCGTCGATTCCGGACAGTGGCGCCGAGCTCCCGGCGACGTACATCCACCACTGCCACCTCCTCGAACACGAAGACGACGACCTGATGCGTCCGTGGACGATCGTCGGCCCCGACGGCGACCACCACAACAGCGGCCACGGCGGTGGCGGCCACAGCCACTGACGGGATCGATCGACCCGCGTGTGCCGGTCCGCGCCCAAGGGACCCGGACCGGCACTACTGAGGAACAGGCCGAGGAGTGCGGGAAGTTCACCGGCACTTCTCCCCGCGCTTCCGTGACCTCCTCAACGTGCCTGGCCGCTACAGCTTCACCCCGTCCGCCCCGTGCGGTCGAGGGTGGCGACCTCGCGTACGGCCTCGGCGATGGACGGGAAGTCCTTCTTGAGAATCGCACCGTGGTTGCCGGCGACCTTCGCACCGATCTGGATGTTCGGGTTGCGGGCGGTCACCGTGTCGAGGCCGGTGCGGATCCGTTCCTGCTCGTCACCGCGGCTTCCGAAGGACGCCCCCGAAGCGACGACGTACCGCACCGGGACGGTGATGTCGTCCAGTACGGGGCCCAGTTCGCGCTCGCGGGAGAGCCTGCCGAGCTCGATGTTGCTGTTCGCCTGCTGTGCGGCGGTCATCCGCGGGGCCAGGCCCGTCGGGCGCAGCAGCGGCAGGAACCAGCCCATCCGTCGGAACAGCTTGCGGATGCGCTGTTCCATGGCGTCGTCGAGCCAGTCGTAGGGGAACGCGCCGTCGACCAGGACCGCACCCAGGGCACGTTCCGGATTCCGGCTGGTCCAGTGGGCTCCGACGACCGCCCCGTAGGACCAGCCCACCACCAGGGCCCGGTCCACGCCCCTGGCCGCGAGAACGGCATCGACGTCCCGGACGGCTGCCTCGAAGGAATAGTCCGCCGAGCGTTTCGATCTGCCGCGGGCCCGTTCGTCGTAGGTGATGTGCCGCCACCCTGTGCCCAGTTCGGCGATGACCCGTCGCCAGTACCCCTGAGTGGCGAACTGGCCATTGAGGTAGACCACCGGGATGCCGGGTCCGCCGGTGTCGGTGACGGCCAGGGCCGTGTCGTCGACCGACACCATGCCGGTCCACTTCGAACCGGTCGAGGAAGTGGTGTTCTTCGTCATGTGTTCCCCCTTGGCTGGTTCTGGTTCTGGGATCTGGTTCTGGTTCGGTTCGTTCAGAGGCTGCGGGCGGTGATGTCGCCGCGGGAGGTGGTGGCTCGGATGTCGAGTTCGGTGGTGCCGTCGTTCTTGAGGGCGTTGCTGATGCGGCCGTAGGCGGTGTCGGCGTCCAGGGTGGCGGAGACACCGGCGGCGGCGCCGACCGAGATGTCGCCGGACTGGGTACGGAGTTCGACCGTGCCGCGCGCGGCCTCGGTGATGCGGATGTCGCCCCGTGCGGTGCTGATCTCCGCGGAGCCGCCGAGCCGGCCGATCTCGATGTCGCCGTCGGTCGCGGTGAGACGGACACGCGCGGCCTCGTCGATCTTGATCTGGCGGTACGCGCCGTCGAAGGCGATGTCGCCGAGGCGTCCGACGACGCGGAGCTCGGCGCCGGCGGTCTTGGCCTCGATTCGGGAGCCGGCGGGCAGCTGGACGGTGACCTCCAGGGATCCGGAGGGGCCGAAGAGCTGGTTGCTGGGGGTCGGGGTCGTGATGCGCAGGACGCCGTCGGTGTAGGTGACTTCCGTCTGCTCGGCGGTCTTGGTGTCGCGGCTCTTGGAGGGGTCGGCGGGCAGGACCTCGACGGTGGTGTCGGCGCGGTCCGCGGCGATGAACTGGATGCGTCCGGCGGGGATGTCCAGGACGGCGGAGATCGGGGCGGGGGTGTGGAACTTCTGCATCGTGTTCTCCTGTACTCGCTCGTTGTTTCTGACATCGGAAACGCTACGTTGCTTTCCATGTTCCGGCAACGAGCTTGTTGCGCAGAATCGGCATCTATGCAGGTGAAGTCCAGGAAACTGTTGCAACGGTCTTGAAGGTAACGCAACGGTGACTGCCTTGATCATTGCAATGGGTGTGATGTGAACGCTACAGTGGGGGGATCAGGGACCGCCGCGAAGGACCACCAAGGAGAATGCAATGCCAGGAGGCAGGCTCACCCAGCAGGAACGCCAGCAGATCGCGCTGGGGCTGGCCGACAGCCTCCCCTACGCCGAGATCGCCCGCCGCCTCGACCGCCCGACCTCGACGATCACGCGTGAGGTGATGCGCAACGGCGGCCCCACCGCCTACCGCGCCGACCTGGCCCACCGCGCCACCGAACGCCGCGCGCACCGGCGCAGGCCCGCCACCTCCCGAGGGCCGGAGTCCGTTGCCCAGCCGCATGGACGTGACGCCGAGGCCGTGGCCGAGTACGAGGAGACGTTCACCACCGTCCTCATGGCTTCGGGCCTGACCAAGATGACGGCCCGAGTGCTGACCTGCCTGTTCACCACCGACGCGGGCAGCCTCACCGCGTCCCAGCTCGCCCAGCGCCTCCAGGTCAGCCCGGCGTCCATCTCCAAAGCGATCGCGTTCCTGGAGAGCCAGAGCCTCGTCCGCCGGGAACGCGACGAACGCCGCCGCGACCGCTACGTCGTCGACGACGACGCCTGGTACGAGGCGACGATCGCCAGCGCCCGAGCCAATGACCAACTCGTCGAAACCGCACGCCAAGGCGTCGCCGTCCTCGGCCCCCACACCCCCGCCGCCACCCGCCTGGAGAACATCGCCCGCTTCCTCGACTTCATCAGCGAGAGCATCACCCGCGCCGCCGAACAGGCCCGAGAAGTCCTCCACACCAAACCCGAAGGCACCTCGAACGACACCGCCCAACCAGGTCCGGACCACGGATAGACAACCCTCTCGAGCGTCACAGCCATGAGACGAAGTCGGCTGCCTCCTCGGGGAAACATCTCCTCGAGGAAATATGAGGTTCCACCACGGCGGCCGTCCGCGACAGCACGCGGAAATCTCCGCGCAAAGCGCCCGCGCGACTCAAGTCGATACAGGGCCGCGAGACATCGCTCGCGGCCCTGTTGCGTGTCGGAGTTACGGCTGCTGCTGAGCCGGAGCGGGGCGAGCGCCAGCCGGGTGGCGGGCCTTGGAGACGGTCGAGGCTGCGTCGGATGCGGGCGCTGCCACCGTGCGCCACCACGGGGCTTGAGGCAATTCGCCGCCAGGTTCGAAGGGTTGACCCGGTATGGGCAGGGCAACCCGAGCACCTGCTTCAGCAGCGGCCGCGTACGTGCGCTCGGCGGGCTCCTCCCACGGATGCGGGGCCAGGTTGAAGGTGCCCCAGTGGATCGGAAGCAGCACGCCGTGCGGCTCGCCTCCGCCCAGGTCGAGATGGGCGCGGAGACCCTCCTCCGGTGTCATGTGGATGTCCGGCCAGAAGTCGCTGTAGGCGCCGATCTGCATCATCACCGCGTCGAACGGACCGTGCGCCGCCCCGATTTCGGCGAAGCCGGGAAAGTAGCCCGTGTCCCCACTGTGGAAGACCTGGTGCCTGGGACCGGTCACCACCCAGGATGCCCAGAGCGTGCGGCGGTGCAGGGCTCGTCCGCAGAAGTGCCGGGCGGGTGTGGCAGTCAGTGTCAGACCTGCGACCTGTGTCGACTCGTGCCAGTCCAGTTCCGTGATCCGTTCGGGTGCGACTCCCCAGCGCTCCAGGTGCGCCCCCACGCCCAGCGGGGCCGCGAACTGGGCGCCCGTGCCGGCGAGGGCGCGAATGGTGGGCATGTCCAGATGGTCGTAGTGGTCGTGGGAGATCACCACCACGTCCACGGGGCCGAGGTCCTCAAGGGGCAGCGGGACCGGGTGGAGTCGTCGGGGTCCCGCGAAGCCCACCGGTGAACAACGCTCGCCCCATACCGGGTCGAACAGCACCCTTGCGCCGTCGATCTCGGTGAGCACGGTGGAGTGCCCCGTCCAGGTCAGTCGCAGACCGGATTCCGGCGCCGCGTCGCGTTCCGTGAGAGCCGGTCGGTGCAGGGGGATCGCCGTGGCCGGCCTTCGACGGACGCGATCGGCCCGGTGGACGTTCGTCCGGGCCAAGTCGAGCGCGGAGCCGGAAGCCATGGTCAGGGTGGCCGTCGGGTTGCGGAAGCTGCCGTCGGCGTACTGAGGAGATGCCTGCATTCGCTCCAGTCGTGCACCGGTGGGGATGCCGCCGAAGGCGGCGGGGCGAAGCAACCGCCCGAGGCGCGGCAGAGGCATGAGAGGTCTCCGTAGTGATAGCCGGGTGGGCCGAGGCTGACACGAGACGCAAGTCGACCTGCCGCCTCGACGAACAGCCCTCGGGGTTTCCGCAGGATCTGCGCCCCTGAATGTAGTCACTGGAAACAATGATGTCAACGACAACAATGATGCCAGTGTCTACATCTTCTGGGCATGGCCCTTCGGCGACTGGAGCACTCCCGTCGGGCGGGGCGGGCGGTTGCCCAGCGCGGTGAGGATTCCTTTCCAGGGCACCGGCGAGGGGGAGCTCACGCTCCAGGCCGGTGGCGTTGAAGCCGGGACAGCAGCAGGTGACCGCGAGGCCCGGGAGGCGACCGTGACGATCCGGGCGGGTGCGGATGCCGTTCGCCTGTCATATTCGCCGAGGTACCTCACCCATCGAGAGCCGGGAGAGAACCCGGACACGGCCCCGAGGAGCGACTGGTCGAGCGGACTGCGGATCCTCGGTCTTCGGAGCGATGGGCGCCGAACAGCTGGGGAACTTGGACCAGTTGCTCGACGCCCTCCGGGCGGACCTGTCGCGGGGCGCTTGACCTGCCGCGACGGGACGGGGTCGAGAGCCCCCGTTCGGCGGGCTCCCGCCTCAGACTTGTGCCATGCCGCCGTCGACGCTCAGTTCCATGCCTGCGCAGAAGCTGCTCTCGTCGGATGCGAGGAAGACGGCGGCCGCGGCGACTTCCTCGGGACGTCCCATGCGTCCGAGCGGGATGACGGATGCGAAGGCCGCCTTGATCGCGTCGACGCCTTCCTCGGAGTCCGCCTGGCTGTCCATGATCGGGGTGTCGATCGGGCCGGGACCGAGGACGTTGACCCGGATGCCGCGGCCCTTGAGCTCCTTCGTCCAGGTGCGGGCGTAGGAGCGCAAGGCGGCTTTGGTGGCGCTGTAGGTGGTGTACCCCTCGACGCCGATGTGGCCCGCGATCGATCCGACGAGGATGACCGAACCGCCGTCGTTCATCAAGGGCAAGGCCTTCTGGGCGGTGAAGAGGGCGCCTCGGGCATTGACGTTGAAGGTGCGGTCGAAGCTCGCTTCGGTGATCCGGCCGAACATCTGCGGATCGACCAGACCCGAATTGGCGACGACGACGTCGATCTTCCCCGGTCGAGGTCGGCGGATACGCTGACGTCACCCTGGACGGTCGTGACGTTCCTGCCGATCGCGTCTTTCGCCTTGTCCAGTTCGGGCCGGCGCCGCCCGGTGATGAACACGAAGGCACCTTCCTCCACGAACTGTTGCGCGGTCGCAAATCCGATACCGCTACTGCCGCCGGTGACGACGGCGACCTTGCCGTCCAGCCTGTTCATGGCTGTGACCTTTCATGTGTGCGTCGTATCAGCTCTGGTGCCCGATCCCCGCACAAGGAGCGGGCGGGGTCAGATGGCGGTGCGGCCGCCGTCGACGGCGATCGTCGCGCCGGTGACATAGCCGGCCTTCGGCGAGACGAGGAAGGCGACGACCTCGGCGACCTCGGCGGGCTCGGCCGCGCGTTTCATCGCGGTGGTCTCGCCGAGGGCGTCGAACAGGTCGCGGGCCTCAGGCCGGGTGTAGACGGGACCGGGGGCAACGGTGTTGAAGCGGACGCCGCGGCCGCTGTACTCGGCCGTCCAGCCTTGCGTCAAGGATGCCAGCGCGGCCTTCGTCGCGCCGTACGCGGCACCGGTGGCCAGGCCGAGGCTGCCCGCCATGCTGCCGATATTGATCACGTTCCCCGATCCCCTCGCCGCCATCGCGGGGGCGAATGCCGCCACGAGGAAGAACGCCGCGCGGACGTTGCCGGCGAACATCGCGTCGTAGTCGGAGACCTTCATCTCCTCCGTCGGTGCCCAGACCGCGTGCCCGGCACCAGGACGTCGATCTCACCGGCCTCGGCGGCGAGCCGGTCGATGCCGACCGGGTCCTCGAGGTCCGCCTCGACGAACCGGGCGTGGCCGCCGTCCGCGGTGATCTCGTTGACGGTCTCGGCGCCGCGCTGGGCGTTGCGGCCGGTCACGACGACGGACATTCCGTCGGCGGCGAGCCGCTTGGCGATCGCCCGGCCGATGCCGGACGTGGCCCCGGTGACCAGGGCGGTGATGGGTTGCAGGTCGAGGTTGTCCTCACGCTCAGACATGGGATGCGCCTTCCAAAGATGTCATCCAGACCGGTCTGTCTGGCAACAATTCCAACCTAGACAGACCTGTCTGGATGCGTCAAGGGAGAGGGGCGCGAAAAGGGCGGCCAATTGAAGACAGACAGATCTGTCTGCTAATATTCACCCATGTCTGAGAAGGTGCTGTCCCCCCGGGAACGCAGCGTGGCCGCACGGGCGCGGCTGCTGGCCGCCGCCAACGAGCTGTTCTACGCCGAGGGAGTCCAGTCGGTCGGGATCGACCGCGTGATCGAGCGCGCCGGAGTCGCCAAGGCAACGCTGTACAGCGCCTTCGGCAGCAAGGACGGCCTGGTCCGCGCCTATCTCCAGGCACGGCACGCGGCAACCGCCGAGCGCATGGCACGCGAACTCGAGGCCCGCTACGACACCCCGAAAGAGCGCCTGGTCGGCGCGTTCGAGGTGCAGGGGCTGTCGTTCACCGAGCCGGGGTTCCGCGGCTGCGCGTTCATCAGCGCGAGTGCCGACGCGCCCCAGGGCGGTGTCGTCGAACAGGCAGCGCAGGACTACCGCACCTGGCTGCACGAGCTGTTCTTCGACCTCGCCCAGCAGGCAGGCGCCACGGACGCGAAGTCACTCGCCCACCAACTGGTCCTGCTCTATGACGGCGCCGGGATCAGCGCCTGGCTGGACCGCGACCCCAGCGCCGAGACAGCGGCCCGCATCGTGGCCGCGACCCTGGTCGAGGCCGCCATCCCGGACTGAGACCGACCGCCGGACGGCGACCGCGCCCACCTGTCGTCGTGGTGGCCCACCCCAGAAGGAGCCGCTCCCCCGCCGGGAGTGAGCCGGGCCGGGCCGACTCAGTCGCCGACGCCCGAGTCGACCTTGTGACCGTTGGCCGTCAAGGCGACGTCGATGTTGCCCCGGGTGGCGTTCGAGTAGGGACACACCTGATGTGCGGCCGCGACGATCTGCGCTGCCTGCTCGGGATCCGAGATCTGCGGCAGGGTCACGTGGAGCTCCACGGCAAGTGCGAAACCACGATCCTCGGTGGGCAGGAGGCTGACACGGCTCTCGATCGAAGCATCGCCGGTCTCGACCCTTTCGCGACGGCCCACCACGCCGAGCGCGCCCTCGAAGCAGGCCGCATAGCCCACAGCGAAGAGCTGTTCGGGGTTCGTGCCACCCCCGTCGCCGCCCATCTCCTTCGGCACACGGAGCTGGACGTCCAGGACTCCGTCCTGTGTGCGCCCGTGGCCGCTTACGCGGCCGCCGGTCACGGTTGCCTCCGCCGTGTAGAGAACTCGCGCCATCTCGATCTCCCTTCCGGACCCGCGGATTGCCCCGGCCCACGGCCGGGACCTTTCCAAAGTCTGCCGCTGATCGCACCTCGACGAACCCATCCGTAGGGCACGAACGACGCCCGTTCAACCCGAGCGCCTCCCGATGAGCCCGATCGGCCCCCCGCGTCCGGTTCATCGAGCGCTCCTAGAGACGTGCAGGCGGATTTCGGCGAACGGCGTCAGTGAAGGGTGGCGACCGAAGTGCGGTAGAGGACTTCCTCGGCGCGCTCCCATGACCAGCCGTTCTCCACCACGAGCGTTCGCCAGCCGGTGGGACCGAACCAGTACCAGAGGAGGTCGGCCGTCTCCTGCACCGAGTGGGTGGGCGGCGGAGTCAGGTGGTGCAGGTGCTGGGCGGTCGCGCGGAGGGCGTCCCGGTACGCCGCGGTCGCGCGCTCCCACAGGGCCTCGCCGTTCTCATGCACGGGCAGCGCCTTGCGGATCGCTTCGTGCACGGCGAACTGCCCCTCGTTGCCCATCCGCGTGCCGTGGGCCAGGGCTTTCAGAACCGACTCCGGTGTCCGCAGGGCGAGCAGGTCCTCCATGGCCTGCTCGTAACCAGAGGCGATCACACCCTGGTCGACGATCCGGTTCAGGATGTCGCTCTTGCTCCCGACACTCGCGAAGACGGTCTTCGAGGCGACGCCTGCCGCCGAAGCGATGTCGGCGACGGTCACGCGACCGTAGCCGTGCTCGGCGAACAGTTCCGTGGCCTGACCGAGGATCAGTGCCCGCGTCCGTGCGGCGGCCTGCTCGCGCAGCGGGGAGACGTAGCGGCGCTTGGACGGCATGGCGTCATCCTAAGGCGTGAATTCATTAGGCGTGCTATAACCTCAATATTCGTCGGCGGGCCTCGTGCTCGACCCGGGCTACGACCGCGCCGCCCGTCCCCCTCGGACCGGTCGGTGCCTCACTCCTCAGAGCGCACACCCGTCGAAAAGGATCAACGCAATGGGCATGGATGCCACGGACCTGGCCCACGGACTCTTCCGGGTCCTCGAGACAGGCGATCCGGCACTGGCCGCCGAGGTGGTGCACGAGGACTTCCACAACCGCGAGGCAGCCGTGTCACCCGCGGCCTGTGCACTCCCCGGACCCGCAGGCGTCCTTGCCTCCGGCGCATGGATGCGCTTCGCCTTCAGCGACCTGACCTTCCCCGTCCTCGGCATCGCCCGCAACGACGAGCAGGTCTGGGTACGGCTTCGCATGCAGGGCCGCCACACAGGTCCCTTCGTCCGCTTCCGTGACGGCGCTCTCGACCAGGCCATACCCCCCACCGGGCGTGACATCGACTTCGAACAGATCCACGTGCTCGAACTCCGCGACGGCAAAGTGGTCGGGCACGAAGCCGTGCGCGACGACATCACCATGCTCGGCCAGCTCGGCGTCTTCCCGCCCGCTCCGGCCACCGCGCTGCGCATGGTCGCCTGGCGGGTGACCGGAAGGGCCACGCGCGCCGCGACCGACGTCACGGCGCAAGCCGTCGAGGCAGCCGGCCGCCCGCAGGACAGGGGACCAAGCCACTGAGCCTCCTCAGCGCCCTGGCAGGCCAGGCTCCACCGGGATGACACGGAGAACGTTCACGCAACCACCCGACGACCGTGCCATCCCGCCCACACCGCGCCTGCAGTGGGGTGGGCGGCCGGACCCCGGCCGCCCGACCGACCCCGACCATTCGTCGGCGTCCCCCCGACCAACCCGCCCCCTCTCCGACGGGAATATCCGACAATGATTTAGCACTCAACAATATGGACCTGATCGCCGACCGTATGGGAGGCTCGCATGGGCACCACCGCCGAGATCGGGGATGGAACTATGTCTGAGCTGGGGCTCCTCGACACCGGTGGCATCCTGCGCCAGGCGTGGGTCGCCCCGGACCGGACGAGCTCGGGTCTGGGCTGGGAGCACGCGTATCTGTCCACCCAGCGGGAAACGCCGTACCACTCGACCTTCGACAGTGCCCCCACTCATCTGCTGATCCTCCACCTCAGTGGCCCGGTGACCGTCCGACGCCGGTCCGGCCGGTCGATGCGAGCCCAGCGGATTCCGGCAGGGGGGCTCTTTGTCCACCCGGCAGGTCGCGCGCTGGATGTCGAACTCCAGGGGGGCCTCGACACCGTCCACCTCTATCTCAGCGACTCGGCCCTCCAGGAAGCGCACGGCGGCCGTGGGGCGGTGGAACTCGCCGAGGAACTGGGCAGCTCGGATCCCCTGATCGAGCAGGTCATGCTGGCTCTGGACGGCGTCGTGCGGCAGTGGGAGCCCTCCGCGCGCACCTACGTCGATCACCTCGTCGGCATGCTCGCCGCGCAGCTCGCCCACGCGCACACAGCCGGTCGGCCCGCGGCCCCGCCCGGCGCGATGTCGGGACTGACCTCCCAGCAGCTCGTGTCCGCACGGGAATTGATGGAGCAACACATCTCCGACCCGCTGCGCGTCTCCGATCTGGCCGCCGCCACCGGGCTGAGCGCGAGCCAGTTCAGTCGGCAGTTCAGAACCAGCACCGGAAAATCTCCGCACCAGTTCCTGTTGCAACTACGGCTGGACCACGCACGCCGGATGCTGCGCACCACGGTCCTGCCCATCCCCGACGTGGCCGTCCACTGCGGCTTCTCCCATCAGGAACACCTGACGCGCGTGATGCGCGCCAAACTCGGCACGACCCCCGCCGCGGTCCGACGCGCGGGCTGACACCGCGTTCCGCGGCCCGCCCCGCCCGCCCCTCTCCTCCGGCGCACCACAGGCACCGCATCCGCCCCGCGCCCCCGCCAGAGCCACGCACCGCGCCGATCCTGCAGAAACACGCTCGAAACGTGCAGGAGTCCGAGCGCCCGCCGTCCCCACACTCAGAGTCAGAAATTCAGGGACCCACGGCAACGCGAAGGCGGACCCCCATGAGGAATTTCGTATATACCTCCCATCCCTCGCGGATCGTCTTCGGCACCGGAACGGTCGGCCAGGTCCGCGAGGAGGTCGAGCGACTCGGCTGTTCCCGAGTCCTCCTCCTGTCCACTCCGTCGGTGGCCAAGGCCGCCGCCCGGGTCCGCGATGTCCTCGGTGACGTCATCGTGGCGGAGTTCGACGGTGCCACCATGCACACTCCGGTCGACGTGACCGAACGGGCCCTCGACCTCCTTCGGGAACACTCCGCCGACTGCCTGGTGGCCGTCGGCGGCGGTTCCACCACGGGGCTGGCCAAGGCGCTCGCGCTCCGCACCGATCTGCCGCAGCTGATCCTTCCCACCACCTACGCGGGTTCCGAGGTCACCCCCGTCCTCGGCGAGACACAGGACGGACGCAAGACCACGGTGGCCTCCCCCGCGATCCTGCCCGAGACCGTCGTGTACGACGTCGAGTTCACCCTCGGCCTGCCGGTGGGCCTGTCGGTCACCAGCGCGGTCAACGCCATGGCACACGCCGTGGAAGCCCTGTACGCGCCACAGGCGAACCCCGTCATCGACGCCATGGCGCTCGATGCGATCGCGCTGAGCGCCCGCGCCCTGCCGGCTCTCGTGGCCGAGCCGTCCGACACCGCGGCACGCGCCGACCTCCTGCGTGCCGCGTGGCTGGCCGGTACCTGCCTCGGCTCCGTCGGTATGGGCCTGCATCACAAGCTGTGCCACACGCTGGGGGGTGCGTTCGACTTGGCGCACGCCGCGACGCACACCGTGATCCTGCCGCACGCGATGGCCTACAACGCCCCGGCCGCTCGGGACGCCATGAGCCGCATCGCCGACGCACTCGGCGTACCGGACGCTCCGAGCGGGATGTTCGACCTGATCACCTCGCTCGGGGGCCCCACCGCGCTGCGCGAGCTGGGCATGGCGGAGGCGGATCTGCCGCAGGCCGCGCGGCTGGCGGTCGCCACGCCGTACCCCAACCCCCGTGAGCTGACGCCCACGGGAATCGAGAGCCTGTTGCGCGATGCCTGGCAGGGCCGCCGTCCCGCGGTTCCCGCGGAGCCGACTCCGGCTCCGCGAACCCCTGGGCTGTCGGCCCCCGCGGCGCACGCAGTGGCTTCGGATGTGGAGCGCCTGACCGCCCAGGTGGTGGAGAGCTTCGCGGACGCACCCGATCCGCGGAGCAGGCAGCTGCTCAGCGACCTGGTACGGCACCTGCACCACTTCGTGACGAGCAATGACGTCACCGAATCCGAGTGGGAGCAGGCCATCGACTTCCTGACCCGTACCGGACAGATCTCCACCAGCACCCGCCAGGAGTTCGTGCTGCTGTCCGACACACTCGGTGTCTCCAGCATCGTCGACCTGCTCACCCACTCACGCACCCCGCAGACCACACCGTCAGCGGTCCTCGGCCCCTTCTACACGGACGGACCGCCGGAAACCGCACAGGGCGGCGACATCTCACAGGGGGTGGCCGGCA is a window of Streptomyces sp. NBC_00271 DNA encoding:
- a CDS encoding DUF4097 family beta strand repeat-containing protein: MQKFHTPAPISAVLDIPAGRIQFIAADRADTTVEVLPADPSKSRDTKTAEQTEVTYTDGVLRITTPTPSNQLFGPSGSLEVTVQLPAGSRIEAKTAGAELRVVGRLGDIAFDGAYRQIKIDEAARVRLTATDGDIEIGRLGGSAEISTARGDIRITEAARGTVELRTQSGDISVGAAAGVSATLDADTAYGRISNALKNDGTTELDIRATTSRGDITARSL
- a CDS encoding GbsR/MarR family transcriptional regulator, with protein sequence MPGGRLTQQERQQIALGLADSLPYAEIARRLDRPTSTITREVMRNGGPTAYRADLAHRATERRAHRRRPATSRGPESVAQPHGRDAEAVAEYEETFTTVLMASGLTKMTARVLTCLFTTDAGSLTASQLAQRLQVSPASISKAIAFLESQSLVRRERDERRRDRYVVDDDAWYEATIASARANDQLVETARQGVAVLGPHTPAATRLENIARFLDFISESITRAAEQAREVLHTKPEGTSNDTAQPGPDHG
- a CDS encoding MBL fold metallo-hydrolase, which gives rise to MPLPRLGRLLRPAAFGGIPTGARLERMQASPQYADGSFRNPTATLTMASGSALDLARTNVHRADRVRRRPATAIPLHRPALTERDAAPESGLRLTWTGHSTVLTEIDGARVLFDPVWGERCSPVGFAGPRRLHPVPLPLEDLGPVDVVVISHDHYDHLDMPTIRALAGTGAQFAAPLGVGAHLERWGVAPERITELDWHESTQVAGLTLTATPARHFCGRALHRRTLWASWVVTGPRHQVFHSGDTGYFPGFAEIGAAHGPFDAVMMQIGAYSDFWPDIHMTPEEGLRAHLDLGGGEPHGVLLPIHWGTFNLAPHPWEEPAERTYAAAAEAGARVALPIPGQPFEPGGELPQAPWWRTVAAPASDAASTVSKARHPAGARPAPAQQQP
- a CDS encoding multicopper oxidase family protein, translated to MRQGSWQFHRDLAPSPAWGYWATNPHDPHSPIGMGYLGPTFSVTVDHPTVVKWRNELPTTHMFQHVIDMIREKKPVVAPIPPPPYKYVPQFPDDINVWNVVHQHGGYTAPQSDGLPLQSFSPKGFHAEGYTTLDPSRAKPNEAIYGYTNHDHACMLWYHDHAMGMSALNVYAGLAGLYLIRDPADERLGLPRGEFEVPLILQDRTFNANGSLAYTMTDREGEDTPVVNGKAYPYLDVEPRRYRLRILNASNERFWRLRFDVDPRNALLEPPLPFWLIGTDGGFRAPLQMLDFLISPAERYDLIVDFSQVRPGTKVKLTNYPGTQVHFPGIPGCGPEIADIMQFRVTKQLSGGGDRTTPPEKLRLKAVAPIKPKPQTRRREWVVYQHELYRTMTFNAVPYMEPSQDFINEGSTEIWEYINPNHDAHPMHVHLVNFQVLNRQPIDAAAYQKDYDKWIYGGRKPKDHPVLANYFTGPPIPPDPDETLSYKDTVKAPAQMVTRIIIQEFIPPKDEIASIPDSGAELPATYIHHCHLLEHEDDDLMRPWTIVGPDGDHHNSGHGGGGHSH
- a CDS encoding TetR/AcrR family transcriptional regulator gives rise to the protein MSEKVLSPRERSVAARARLLAAANELFYAEGVQSVGIDRVIERAGVAKATLYSAFGSKDGLVRAYLQARHAATAERMARELEARYDTPKERLVGAFEVQGLSFTEPGFRGCAFISASADAPQGGVVEQAAQDYRTWLHELFFDLAQQAGATDAKSLAHQLVLLYDGAGISAWLDRDPSAETAARIVAATLVEAAIPD
- a CDS encoding alpha/beta fold hydrolase encodes the protein MTKNTTSSTGSKWTGMVSVDDTALAVTDTGGPGIPVVYLNGQFATQGYWRRVIAELGTGWRHITYDERARGRSKRSADYSFEAAVRDVDAVLAARGVDRALVVGWSYGAVVGAHWTSRNPERALGAVLVDGAFPYDWLDDAMEQRIRKLFRRMGWFLPLLRPTGLAPRMTAAQQANSNIELGRLSRERELGPVLDDITVPVRYVVASGASFGSRGDEQERIRTGLDTVTARNPNIQIGAKVAGNHGAILKKDFPSIAEAVREVATLDRTGRTG